The Treponema succinifaciens DSM 2489 region GGAATTGTAAATTTAAAAGTCCATGCAAAAATCTGCCTTGTTGTAAGACGCGAAAGCGATGGAATCCGGCGTTATGTGCACATAGGAACAGGAAACTACAATCCAAAGACTGCAAAGCTTTACCAAGACTTGTCAGTTTTTACAACAAACCACGAGCTTGTAAACGACGCCACTTTGTTCTTCAATGTAATTTCTGGATACAGCGCGCTTCAAACAATGCATCATCTTTACATGGCACCTGTAACTTTAAAAAGCCGGCTTCTTGAACTTATTGAGCGGGAAATTCAACAAAGCACAAAAGAAACTCCGGGACACATTGTTGCAAAAATGAACAGCCTTTGCCATCCGCAGATAATTGAAGCACTTTACAAGGCAAGCAATGCAGGCGTAAAAATAGAACTCAATATCCGCGGAATCTGCACATTAGTTCCCGGAGTAAAAGGCATGAGCGAAAACATAAAAGTTGTAAGTATTGTGGACAGATACCTTGAGCATTCAAGAATTTTTTATTTCCAAAACGGCGGCTCTGAAGAAATTTATTTAAGCAGCGCAGACTGGATGGAAAGAAATCTTGACAAGCGAATTGAACTCATGTTCCCGGTTTCTGACAAAAAAGTCTTTAAAATAGTCAAAGAGATTTTGTTTTTGTATTTTCAAGACAACACGCACAGCCACATTTTGCAAAAAACAGGACTTTGGAAACAGATTTCTCCAGAAAAAAATGAGCAGGGAGTCCGTGTTCAGGAAGTTCTTTATAAAAAATACAAGAAAAAAGCTGATATAAAAAAGAACACACCGCGCGCAGAATTCACTGTACGCCGCAAATAAAAAAATATCGGTTTAAACTGAAATTATTCTGTCATGGAGTGTCTAATAAGTTCTAAATGTCATTTTCGTACTTGATACTGCGATGTTTGCATAGCAAACTCGGTTAGCAATCTCTAAATGATTGCAATATATGCATTTAAATTTTCAGGTCAAGCCCGAAAATGACAAAAAAGATACTTTTATGACATCCCCATCTATTGCTACATATAAAAAAACTGCCCAATTTTTTGGACAGTTTTTTTCATTTTAAATAAACTTGACTTTTTTATCTTTCGCGGAAAATAATACGACCGCGGTTCAAATCATAAGGCGAAAGTTCTACTTTTACACTGTCACCAGGAACAATACGGATATAGTGTTTGCGCATTTTTCCGCTAAGATGTCCCAAAATAATATGGCCATTTTTTAATTCAACACGGAACATTGTGTTAGGCAATGCTTCTTTTACAATTCCTTCAACTTCTATAGCCTCATCTTTACTAGCCACAATTCCTCCAAAAAAATGTTTGCCTTTTTGACAAAATATTCGTATACTATTATGAACAAAACATTTAAGACTGTCAACATCAAACATTGAAATCAAAGGCAGTTTTATAGGGGAAGGCTCAAATGAAAAAAGAATTTGTAGATAAACAGAAAAAAAAGTTAATCGCAGAAAGAAATGAAATCCTTGATTCGCTCGCAGGACGCAATGAGCAGCTTACAAAGCTTGTTGACACATTGGAATCAGGCGATGATGTAGACATTGCATCCGACACAATTGACAGAACTCTTCTTAACTCGCTTGGAGAAGCTGACCAGCGCAGGCTTACAATGATTGACAGGGCATTAGACAGAATCCGCCAGGAAACTTACGGACAGTGTCTGTCATGCGGAAAACAAATTCCAGAAGCCCGCCTTGAGGCTCTTCCTTATGCAGTTCTTTGCGTAGAATGCCAGGCAAAAGAAGAGCGTAAAAACCGCTAGTAAATTTCTTGAGTTTTTAAAGATCCGTCTTCATAGTACGAAAGTTCTGTGTAGCCGGATTTTTTTATGTACTCAACAGCCTCATCAAACCACCAGTCAATTCCAAAAGCCAAATGCGCATCGGATGTTATCGTAACAGGAACATTCCGCTCTTTTAAAAGCGACAAAAAATACGGCGATGGATACGGAAGATTCATTCCGCTTCTTAAAATTCCGCCTGTATTCACTTCGACACAAACTCCAGTTTTTGCCGCCGCCTTTGCAACTTCCTTAAGCTCGTTTTTATACCACTGCGAATTTTCGTCAAAAAGATTTCTTCCGCCTAAATTTTGCTTTCTAATCAAATCCGCATGGCCAAGAAATGTAAACGAAGACTTTTCAAGCATTTCGCGTTCCAAAGAAAAATACTCCTGAACTGCTTTTTTCACATTTCCACCAAAGCATTCTTTTATTCTTTTGCAAACTGAATCCTGGTTTCCGTCAGCTTCAAAAAATCCTTTTTTTCCGGGAACAAAATGAACAGAGCCAATCAGAAAATCAGGATTAAATTTTTCATAGTTCTTAAAATCAGGGCTGCAAACTCCAGCGATGTAGTCAGCCTCAAAACCTGCGTAAATTTTTATTCTGCCAGAATATTTTTTCTTTAGCCGCAAAATTTCTCTTATATATTCTTCGTGGGAATTGGACGGAATGTGCCAGTCGCTTGAAAACGGATACATCGAATGGCTTGAAAATCCCAAAATGTCTATTTTTTTT contains the following coding sequences:
- a CDS encoding TraR/DksA family transcriptional regulator, with the translated sequence MKKEFVDKQKKKLIAERNEILDSLAGRNEQLTKLVDTLESGDDVDIASDTIDRTLLNSLGEADQRRLTMIDRALDRIRQETYGQCLSCGKQIPEARLEALPYAVLCVECQAKEERKNR
- a CDS encoding histidinol-phosphatase; amino-acid sequence: MIKSNFHTHSTFCDGKNTPEEMVEVAIEKKIDILGFSSHSMYPFSSDWHIPSNSHEEYIREILRLKKKYSGRIKIYAGFEADYIAGVCSPDFKNYEKFNPDFLIGSVHFVPGKKGFFEADGNQDSVCKRIKECFGGNVKKAVQEYFSLEREMLEKSSFTFLGHADLIRKQNLGGRNLFDENSQWYKNELKEVAKAAAKTGVCVEVNTGGILRSGMNLPYPSPYFLSLLKERNVPVTITSDAHLAFGIDWWFDEAVEYIKKSGYTELSYYEDGSLKTQEIY
- the infA gene encoding translation initiation factor IF-1 yields the protein MASKDEAIEVEGIVKEALPNTMFRVELKNGHIILGHLSGKMRKHYIRIVPGDSVKVELSPYDLNRGRIIFRER